The proteins below are encoded in one region of Vespula pensylvanica isolate Volc-1 chromosome 4, ASM1446617v1, whole genome shotgun sequence:
- the LOC122628715 gene encoding gastrula zinc finger protein XlCGF26.1-like: protein MLRQILSPSPSPETGEAGMTAIGCNFLQANSIFSNQSSMMPSTLSSATLQTIPSHLSMIYPDQGGLLMDQSQLVLPESHPCPTCGLEFRSALKLNYHVKTSHPRPPEYEQQNVEITARYSCSVCPRSFFVLAHLRMHETTHEIAPHSSSVLGASSSNVPTSRGANSATGLMSGMSVVVPAGAAATGNVEKTFGCDRCPASFRYRTLLERHRRMHELGQEKPYSCPRCLMRFETRNLYNHHAKTHKPSIDINDRLAADSNAVSLTDPTLTVTGTNPSVVGCPPSTTVVAANANKSLTTASYPCDSCSKQFATIESLTSHKAVHRSRPLVCDVCGKGFTHRKYYVVHQRIHTGERPYLCAMCGKSFTQASTLTVHRRYHTGERPYTCTLCGKGFVTRTIMLNHMKKH, encoded by the coding sequence ATGCTACGTCAGATACTCTCACCGTCGCCTTCACCCGAGACGGGAGAGGCCGGTATGACGGCGATCGGTTGTAATTTTCTCCAGGCAAATTCGATCTTTTCGAATCAATCGTCGATGATGCCATCGACGTTATCCTCAGCGACATTGCAAACGATACCATCTCATCTCTCGATGATCTATCCGGATCAAGGTGGTCTTCTGATGGATCAGTCGCAGCTCGTCCTCCCGGAGTCCCATCCCTGTCCTACCTGTGGCCTTGAGTTTCGTAGCGCTCTGAAGTTAAATTATCACGTGAAAACGAGTCACCCAAGGCCGCCGGAGTACGAGCAGCAAAACGTCGAAATTACGGCGAGATACTCGTGCTCCGTCTGCCCGAGGAGTTTCTTCGTTCTTGCGCACCTAAGAATGCACGAGACGACGCACGAGATCGCACCACATTCCTCCTCGGTGTTAGGTGCATCCTCGTCGAACGTGCCTACCTCTCGTGGTGCAAATTCTGCTACCGGATTGATGTCCGGCATGTCCGTCGTCGTACCAGCTGGTGCTGCTGCTACAGGCAACGTAGAGAAAACTTTTGGCTGTGACCGTTGTCCAGCAAGTTTTCGATACCGTACACTATTGGAACGTCATAGAAGGATGCACGAACTCGGACAGGAGAAACCTTACTCTTGTCCAAGATGTCTCATGCGTTTCGAGACGCGTAATCTTTACAATCATCATGCTAAAACTCACAAGCCTAGCATCGATATCAACGACAGACTCGCAGCAGACAGCAATGCGGTCTCTCTAACAGATCCTACCCTTACGGTTACCGGGACTAACCCTTCTGTTGTCGGTTGTCCTCCATCTACAACAGTTGTCGCTGCTAATGCCAACAAATCGTTGACAACGGCCTCTTATCCTTGCGACTCCTGTTCGAAACAATTTGCCACCATTGAATCCCTCACCAGTCACAAGGCCGTACACAGATCCAGACCATTGGTTTGCGATGTTTGCGGCAAGGGTTTCACTCATCGCAAGTATTACGTCGTTCATCAACGCATTCACACCGGCGAGAGGCCTTATTTATGCGCCATGTGTGGTAAATCATTTACTCAAGCGTCCACCCTCACGGTTCATCGTCGATATCATACTGGAGAACGACCTTATACTTGTACGCTTTGTGGGAAGGGATTCGTTACGAGAACTATCATGCTCAATCATATGAAGAAACATTGA